From Etheostoma spectabile isolate EspeVRDwgs_2016 unplaced genomic scaffold, UIUC_Espe_1.0 scaffold00010085, whole genome shotgun sequence, one genomic window encodes:
- the tbce gene encoding tubulin-specific chaperone E yields DNNISEWRVVDELAKLPCLVQFSCSGNQLVSSDGNPKTATQMLIAKLGQVVLLNRNILRPEDRRGAELDYIKMFGEEWLKAGGASQLSTQFSSQHPRYQSLISKYGAPEEGELKKQEPFALKNQLLRISFVFPDDADRKPIEKKLPASMVVQKVKGLLYRLLKVPAADLKLTYTCNQKVGTEFEIDSDLKTLQFYSIEDGDQVLVRWS; encoded by the exons tgGCGTGTGGTGGACGAGCTGGCGAAGCTCCCCTGTCTGGTCCAGTTTTCGTGTAGCGGTAACCAGCTGGTGAGCAGTGACGGAAACCCCAAGACCGCCACGCAGATGCTGATCGCCAAACTGGGACAAGTGGTCCTCCTCAACCGCAATATA CTGCGGCCCGAGGACCGGAGGGGGGCGGAGCTCGACTACATCAAGATGTTCGGAGAGGAGTGGCTGAAGGCCGGGGGGGCGAGCCAGCTCAGCACCCAGTTCTCCAGCCAGCACCCCCGTTACCAGAGTCTCATCAGCA AGTACGGCGCTCCAGAGGAAGGCGAGCTGAAGAAACAGGAACCCTTCGCCCTAAAAAACCAGCTGTTGA GGATTAGCTTTGTGTTTCCTGACGACGCCGACCGCAAGCCGATTGAGAAGAAACTTCCag CGTCCATGGTGGTTCAGAAGGTGAAGGGACTCCTGTACAGACTGCTGAAGGTTCCTGCAGCCGACCTGAAGCTCACCTACACCTGCAACCAG aaGGTGGGGACGGAGTTCGAGATTGACAGCGACCTGAAGACTCTACAGTTTTACTCCATAGAGGACGGAGACCAGGTGTTGGTGCGCTGGTCCTGA